One genomic segment of Brassica napus cultivar Da-Ae chromosome A3, Da-Ae, whole genome shotgun sequence includes these proteins:
- the LOC106427233 gene encoding ferritin-1, chloroplastic-like, whose amino-acid sequence MASKALSSFTAKPAVSLLPHGVSSSASPSVTSLSFSRHTGGRGVVVASSTVDTNNMPMTGVVFQPFEEVKKADLAIPITSNASLARQRYADSCEAAINEQINVEYNVSYVYHSMYAYFDRDNVALMGLAKFFKESSDEEREHAEKFMEYQNKRGGRVTLHPIVSPISDFEHAEKGDALYAMELALSLEKLTNEKLLNLHRVASENNDPQLADFVESEFLGEQIEAIKKISDFITQLRMVGKGHGVWHFDQMLLN is encoded by the exons ATGGCCTCCAAGGCGCTCTCTTCTTTCACGGCTAAGCCCGCTGTGTCACTGCTCCCCCATGGCGTCTCCTCCTCTGCCTCTCCGTCTGTTACGTCTCTGAGCTTCTCAAGGCATACTGGCGGCAGAGGAGTGGTGGTTGCGTCCTCAACGGTAGACACAAACAATATGCCGATGACAGGAGTGGTGTTCCAGCCGTTCGAGGAGGTGAAGAAAGCCGATCTGGCCATTCCAATCACATCTAATGCCTCCCTCGCTCGCCAGAGGTATGCCGACTCTTGCGAGGCTGCCATTAACGAGCAAATCAA TGTGGAATACAACGTGTCGTATGTTTACCATTCAATGTACGCCTACTTCGACAGAGACAACGTTGCTCTCATGGGTCTTGCCAA ATTTTTCAAGGAATCAAGTGATGAAGAAAGAGAGCACGCTGAGAAGTTTATGGAGTACCAG AACAAAAGAGGAGGAAGAGTGACACTCCACCCTATCGTCTCCCCTATCTCTGATTTTGAACATGCTGAAAAAGGAGATGCcttatatg CAATGGAGTTGGCCCTGTCTCTGGAGAAACTGACCAACGAGAAGCTTCTAAACCTTCACAGA gtgGCATCAGAGAACAATGACCCACAGTTAGCTGATTTTGTTGAGAGTGAGTTTCTTGGAGAGCAG ATTGAAGCAATCAAGAAGATCTCAGACTTCATCACCCAGCTAAGGATGGTTGGCAAAGGACACG GAGTTTGGCACTTCGACCAGATGCTTCTGAACTAG
- the LOC106427227 gene encoding protein TIC 56, chloroplastic, which yields MSSMNFNPFQNWFEKPPNPVPSINFAESLFPKSQSPPKFASIGLPKFLKKKKAEPEEREEAGMYKKMAEQFLWECENRPDYRHAPEVDKILKEDPLFDNKENPSPQEVEAEEKWWERFRTSPVVQFMARAEEIADDMNKMELEENDTPYRREDRDLWRAVPHVPGLDGRPMPRKAIKTKEESDDKFWDFMKQFLFGLWGFRQRPYPPGRPIDVAQAIGYKRLEKRYYDFIMKTGGWWYKDRLGRSRGPCELITLKTAYGAGIIDRDTFIWGEDMDEWAPIHMVYGLEPAIATWEVRLGAAATAFLHKLQKGIPPWVPLKGREPKTYKQLQKEAIESKKRDMAVMEANDGVWPGLRTPSHALFLWASGSELTTVLESDHMPNKFIPKQLRQELAKVIPGLRPWEVISVEQAMDQISYGGEWYRKPLGTYTTGPPYIREWNRNVRRLFRIYYNLSVRVGEKLEKTLPGFNTIMEKVQKDYESRVAKRMKRREQELRERDLKNHSGHSDEEEEDEEEEEGDK from the exons ATGTCGTCAATGAACTTCAATCCATTTCAGAACTGGTTCGAGAAACCACCGAACCCAGTTCCATCAATCAACTTCGCTGAATCCTTGTTCCCAAAGTCGCAGTCTCCCCCCAAGTTCGCATCGATTGGGCTTCCAAAGttcttaaagaagaagaaggcagaGCCAGAAGAAAGGGAGGAGGCAGGGATGTATAAGAAAATGGCGGAGCAGTTCCTGTGGGAGTGCGAGAACAGACCCGACTACAGGCACGCCCCCGAAGTGGATAAGATTCTCAAGGAGGACCCTCTCTTCGACAACAAGGAGAACCCCAGCCCACAGGAGGTCGAGGCCGAGGAGAAATGGTGGGAGAGGTTCCGAACGAGTCCCGTGGTCCAGTTCATGGCGCGCGCGGAGGAGATAGCGGACGACATGAACAAGATGGAGCTGGAGGAGAACGACACTCCGTATCGGAGAGAAGACAGGGACTTGTGGAGAGCCGTGCCCCACGTGCCGGGGCTCGACGGGAGGCCTATGCCGAGGAAGGCCATTAAGACCAAGGAAGAGAGTGATGATAAGTTTTGGGATTTCATGAAGCAGTTCCTCTTCGGCCTCTGGGGATTCCGCCAGAGGCCTTACCCGCCGGGTCGACCCATTGACGTTGCTCAGGCTATTGGTTACAAACGCCTCGAGAAGCGCTACTATGACT TCATAATGAAGACGGGTGGTTGGTGGTACAAGGACCGACTTGGCCGTTCAAGAGGCCCATGCGAGCTTATTACCCTTAAGACAGCTTATGGAGCTGGAATCATTGACAGAGATACTTTCATTTGGGGCGAGGACATGGATGAGTGGGCCCCTATTCACATGGTTTACGGTTTGGAACCTGCTATTGCCACTTGGGAAG TGAGGCTTGGTGCAGCGGCAACAGCTTTCCTACACAAACTCCAAAAGGGAATACCGCCATGGGTTCCTCTAAAGGGAAGAGAGCCCAAAACATACAAGCAGCTTCAGAAAGAAGCTATTGAGAGCAAGAAACGCGACATGGCAGTTATGGAAGCTAACGATGGTGTTTGGCCTGGACTCAGAACTCCCAGCCATGCTCTCTTTCTTTGGGCCAGTGGCTCTGAACTAACAACCGTCCTCGAATCTGATCACATGCCCAACAAGTTCATCCCCAAACAGCTAAG GCAAGAGTTGGCGAAAGTAATACCAGGGTTGAGGCCATGGGAAGTGATAAGCGTAGAGCAAGCAATGGATCAGATAAGCTATGGGGGAGAATGGTACCGTAAGCCACTTGGTACCTACACAACGGGTCCTCCTTACATCAGAGAATGGAACAGGAATGTCAGG AGATTGTTTAGGATATACTACAACCTGAGTGTGCGAGTGGGGGAGAAGCTGGAGAAGACACTACCAGGATTCAACACaataatggaaaaagtacaGAAAGATTATGAGAGTAGGGTTGCTAAGAGGATGAAGCGGAGGGAGCAGGAGCTGAGAGAAAGGGACTTGAAGAATCATTCTGGCCATAGcgatgaggaggaagaggatgaagaggaggaggagggggaTAAATGA
- the LOC106427244 gene encoding gamma-interferon-responsive lysosomal thiol protein-like — protein MASYVRFCITIFFCFFLSLSSSQKVTLSLYYEALCPFCADFIVNHLPQIFQNGLISSIDLHLVPWGNTLFKPDGTILCQHGEAECALNAIHVCAIDAYPDVMKHVGYIYCTERLVLENKLEQWADCFELVGLSRAALDCYISGYGHQLELKYAEETSELNPPHTFVPWVVVNNQPLQENYQNFVMYVCNAYGSNQLPEACRNLNHSVETQSTLNSSVEKLSYSHQVCYASQ, from the exons ATGGCATCATATGTCAGGTTCTGCATCACAATCTTTTTCTGCTTCTTCTTATCTCTGTCTTCAAGCCAGAAAGTCACCTTGAGTCTCTACTACGAAGCTCTATGCCCCTTCTGTGCAGATTTCATTGTTAACCACTTGCCTCAGATCTTCCAAAACGGCTTAATATCATCCATTGATCTCCACCTCGTTCCATGGGGCAACACCCTTTTCAAACCAGATGGCACCATTCTCTGCCAG CACGGGGAAGCTGAGTGTGCGCTCAATGCAATTCATGTCTGTGCAATTGACGCATACCCTGATGTT ATGAAGCATGTTGGATACATCTACTGTACGGAACGACTGGTCTTGGAAAACAAGCTCGAACAATGGGCTGATTGTTTCGAATTGGTTGGTTTGAGCAGAGCAGCCCTTGATTGCTACATCAGTGGGTACGGACACCAG CTTGAACTGAAGTATGCTGAAGAAACCTCGGAGCTTAATCCACCACATACATTTGTGCCATGGGTGGTTGTGAACAACCAACCACTTCAAGAG AACTACCAGAACTTTGTAATGTATGTATGCAATGCTTATGGAAGCAACCAGTTGCCAGAAGCGTGCAGGAACCTCAACCATTCGGTGGAGACACAAAGCACACTTAATAGTTCAGTAGAGAAGCTAAGTTATAGTCACCAAGTTTGCTATGCCAGTCAATAA
- the LOC106427219 gene encoding lectin-domain containing receptor kinase VI.4 produces the protein MGKARSMVSLFFLVIFLVRAQRSTAESTTEFIFQGFKGNQSDIQLQGDSTITPNGLLRLTDRNSNLAGTAFYHKPVRLLDSNSSVRSFSTSFVFVIIPSSSDNGGFGFTFTLSPTPNRTDAESAQYLGLLNERNDGDPSNHVFAVEFDTVHGFKDDTNRIGNHIGLNFNSLSSEVQEPVAYFNKDGKKEDFQLASGEPIQVFLDYDGPTETLNLTVYPTRLGSKPRTPMISQQHVPKLLQVVQEEMFVGFTAATGRDQSSAHYVMGWSFSSGGDRPVAATLNPSELPPSPPNRAKKRGYSGKVIALIVALSTVISIMFLLFVIFMLYKRRLQQEEILEDWEVDHPHRFRYKDLYAATDGFKENRIIGSGGFGTVYRGSSIKTKSSSSSDQIIAVKKITPNSMQGVREFVAEIESLGRLRHKNVVNLQGWCKQGNDLLLVYDYIPNGCLDSLLYSKPRRSGAVLSWNARFQIAKGIAAGLLYLHEEWEKIVIHRDVKPSNVLIDADMNPRLGDFGLARLHERGSLQHTTVVVGTIGYMAPELTRNGNSSSASDVFAFGVLLLEIVSGRKPTDSGSFFLGDWVMELQVSGEILGAVDLRLGSGFDEEEARLALAVGLLCCHPKMGYRPTMGMVHKYLNRDEDVPEVEVEEYSHSSRRSVSRSKYYGGGYVSSFDRVSSSSLTRISSSSFISAR, from the coding sequence ATGGGCAAAGCAAGATCCATGGTCTCACTCTTCTTCTTGGTGATCTTCCTTGTTCGAGCTCAGAGATCAACGGCAGAGTCGACTACAGAGTTCATTTTCCAAGGTTTCAAAGGAAACCAATCAGATATTCAGTTACAAGGAGATTCAACAATCACGCCCAACGGACTATTGAGGCTTACCGATCGAAACTCAAACCTTGCAGGTACAGCTTTCTACCACAAACCGGTGAGATTGCTGGACAGTAATTCGTCGGTTCGCTCCTTTAGCACATCTTTCGTGTTTGTCATCATACCTTCAAGCTCAGACAACGGAGGTTTCGGCTTCACCTTCACACTATCTCCAACCCCAAACAGGACAGACGCGGAATCCGCACAGTACTTGGGGCTTCTCAACGAAAGAAACGATGGTGATCCGAGCAATCACGTTTTTGCAGTGGAGTTCGACACGGTACATGGATTCAAAGACGACACAAACCGAATAGGCAACCACATCGGTCTAAATTTCAACAGTCTCTCTTCAGAAGTCCAAGAACCTGTGGCTTACTTCAACAAAGATGGCAAGAAAGAAGATTTCCAACTTGCGAGCGGCGAGCCAATCCAAGTCTTTTTGGATTACGACGGACCAACCGAAACACTAAATCTAACTGTTTACCCAACCAGACTGGGATCTAAGCCCAGAACTCCTATGATCTCACAACAACATGTCCCTAAACTGTTACAAGTAGTGCAAGAAGAAATGTTCGTAGGATTCACTGCAGCCACGGGGAGGGATCAGTCGAGTGCACACTACGTGATGGGATGGAGCTTCTCAAGCGGAGGAGACCGTCCGGTTGCAGCTACGTTGAATCCCTCGGAGCTTCCTCCTTCGCCTCCAAATAGGGCGAAGAAGAGAGGTTACAGTGGGAAGGTCATCGCCCTAATCGTAGCTTTATCGACTGTTATATCGATCATGTTCCTCTTATTTGTAATCTTCATGTTATACAAAAGGAGATTGCAGCAAGAGGAGATCCTCGAGGATTGGGAAGTCGATCATCCTCACCGATTTCGATACAAAGATCTGTATGCGGCTACGGATGGATTCAAGGAGAACAGGATTATAGGAAGCGGAGGATTCGGAACTGTTTACAGAGGAAGCAGCATCAAAACcaaatcatcttcttcttccgatCAAATCATCGCAGTGAAGAAGATAACTCCGAATAGCATGCAAGGTGTTCGAGAGTTTGTGGCAGAGATAGAGAGTTTAGGGCGTTTGAGGCATAAGAATGTGGTCAACCTCCAAGGATGGTGCAAACAAGGAAACGACCTCTTGCTGGTTTACGACTACATCCCCAACGGATGCTTGGACTCGCTGCTCTACAGCAAACCCAGACGAAGCGGCGCCGTTTTGTCGTGGAACGCGCGTTTTCAGATCGCTAAAGGAATCGCGGCTGGGCTGCTGTATCTCCACGAAGAATGGGAAAAGATTGTGATTCACAGAGACGTCAAACCCAGCAACGTTCTCATCGACGCTGACATGAACCCTAGACTTGGAGATTTCGGGCTCGCCAGGCTTCACGAGCGAGGATCGCTGCAGCACACCACCGTAGTCGTCGGCACGATTGGGTATATGGCGCCGGAGCTCACACGCAACGGAAACTCCTCGTCGGCTTCCGACGTTTTCGCTTTCGGCGTTTTGCTGTTAGAGATCGTCTCCGGGAGAAAACCGACGGATTCTGGTAGCTTCTTCTTGGGAGATTGGGTGATGGAGCTACAAGTGAGCGGTGAGATCCTCGGTGCGGTCGATCTTAGACTCGGATCTGgtttcgacgaagaggaggcAAGGCTTGCTCTCGCCGTCGGTTTGCTCTGTTGCCACCCCAAAATGGGATATCGTCCGACGATGGGAATGGTGCACAAGTATCTCAACAGAGACGAGGATGTACCtgaggttgaggttgaggagTATTCACATTCTTCAAGAAGAAGCGTTTCAAGGTCCAAGTACTACGGAGGAGGATACGTTTCATCGTTTGATAGGGTTTCGAGCTCATCTCTCACCAGAATTTCCTCAAGTTCGTTTATCAGTGCTAGATag
- the LOC106427255 gene encoding L-type lectin-domain containing receptor kinase VI.2-like produces the protein MDTARKLTVLLASLLFSLFLIPSVPVRATREFTFRGFKGNESEIRIAGEAVVIKPDGLLRLTNRASNVTGTAFYHKPVRLLETNRNATRVGSFSTRFVFVIIPSSSSSGGFGFTFTLSPTPNRPNAGSAQYLGVLNRENNGDPRNHVFAVEFDTVQGSGDDTDRIGNDIGLNFNNRTSDFQEPVVYYQNDDPNKREDFELESGNPIQALLNYDGATQTLNVTVYPAKLGFKPTKPLISRQIPKLLDVVQEEMYVGFTAATGKGDQSSDHYLMGWSFSSVGENPIAATLDLSELPPPPRNTATKRGFNSQITVLIVALSAVMVIMLVLLFFFVMYKKRLRQEETLEDWEIDHPRRFRYRDLYVATDGFKEAGIIGTGGFGTVFKGKLANSDDLIAVKKIIPNSRQGVREFMAEIESLGRVRHRNLVNLQGWCKHRTDLLLIYDYIPNGSLDSLLYSVPRRSGAVLPWNARFEIAKGIASGLLYLHEEWEQIVVHRDVKPSNVLIESNMNPRLGDFGLARLYERGSLTETTGLVGTIGYVAPELARNGKPSSASDAFAFGVLLLEIVCGRKPTDSGSFFLVDWVMGLHARGEILCAIDPRLGSDYDGGEARVVLAVGLLCCHQNPASRPSMRGVLRFLNGEEEVAEIDGDWGYSKSSRSDFGSKFVGYVPSSSSISSSSFVTRITSTSRVTSGG, from the coding sequence ATGGACACTGCAAGAAAACTCACGGTCTTATTAGCCTCACTTTTATTCAGTCTTTTCCTTATTCCAAGCGTCCCCGTTCGAGCAACCAGAGAGTTTACTTTCCGAGGTTTTAAAGGAAACGAATCAGAGATTCGTATTGCAGGAGAAGCTGTTGTGATCAAACCAGACGGGTTACTGAGACTCACTAACCGAGCCTCAAACGTAACCGGAACAGCTTTCTACCACAAACCGGTGAGATTGCTAGAGACCAACAGAAACGCCACCAGGGTTGGTTCTTTCAGCACTCGTTTCGTCTTTGTTATAATCCCTTCCAGCTCTAGCAGTGGAGGCTTTGGCTTCACGTTCACGCTATCTCCAACCCCTAATCGTCCCAATGCTGGGTCCGCCCAGTACTTGGGAGTTCTCAACAGAGAGAACAATGGTGACCCGAGGAATCACGTTTTCGCAGTGGAATTCGACACGGTTCAAGGATCCGGCGACGACACTGACAGAATCGGAAACGACATCGGTCTTAATTTCAACAACCGAACATCTGATTTCCAAGAGCCGGTGGTGTACTACCAGAACGATGATCCAAACAAACGAGAAGATTTCGAGCTGGAGAGTGGCAATCCGATTCAAGCTCTTCTGAATTACGATGGAGCAACACAAACGCTAAACGTCACCGTATATCCAGCGAAACTGGGGTTTAAACCCACTAAACCATTGATCTCACGACAGATTCCAAAACTGCTGGATGTCGTGCAAGAAGAAATGTACGTGGGATTCACAGCAGCCACAGGAAAAGGAGATCAGTCGAGTGATCATTACCTAATGGGTTGGAGTTTCTCAAGCGTGGGAGAGAACCCCATTGCAGCTACGCTAGACCTCTCGGAGCTTCCTCCTCCGCCTCGAAACACGGCCACCAAGAGAGGCTTCAATTCTCAGATCACCGTTTTGATAGTGGCTTTATCGGCCGTTATGGTAATCATGCTtgtgttgctcttcttcttcgtcatgtACAAGAAGCGACTGCGGCAAGAAGAGACTCTGGAAGACTGGGAAATCGATCATCCTCGCAGATTCAGATACAGAGATCTCTACGTAGCCACCGACGGATTCAAGGAGGCGGGGATCATCGGAACCGGAGGTTTCGGAACGGTTTTCAAAGGAAAACTCGCCAACTCGGATGATCTCATCGCCGTGAAGAAGATCATTCCAAATAGCAGGCAAGGTGTTAGAGAATTTATGGCGGAGATCGAGAGTCTAGGGCGCGTGAGGCATAGGAACCTCGTGAATCTCCAAGGATGGTGCAAACACAGAACCGATCTTCTGCTGATTTACGATTACATCCCCAACGGAAGCTTGGACTCTCTCCTCTACAGTGTTCCGCGGAGAAGCGGCGCCGTTTTGCCTTGGAACGCGCGTTTCGAGATCGCCAAAGGAATCGCGTCGGGTTTGTTGTATCTCCACGAAGAGTGGGAACAGATCGTGGTTCACAGAGACGTGAAGCCAAGCAACGTTCTGATCGAGTCCAACATGAACCCCAGACTGGGAGATTTCGGACTAGCGAGGCTTTACGAACGAGGATCGCTGACAGAGACGACGGGACTCGTCGGTACGATCGGGTATGTGGCGCCTGAGCTAGCCCGCAACGGCAAACCCTCGTCTGCGTCTGACGCTTTCGCGTTTGGCGTTCTTCTCTTGGAGATCGTCTGCGGGAGAAAGCCAACGGATTCCGGTTCCTTCTTCTTAGTCGATTGGGTTATGGGACTGCACGCGCGCGGTGAGATTCTCTGTGCGATCGATCCAAGACTTGGCTCTGATTACGACGGCGGAGAAGCAAGGGTCGTTCTCGCCGTGGGTTTGCTGTGTTGCCACCAAAATCCGGCGTCACGGCCGTCGATGAGAGGGGTGCTTAGGTTTCTAAACGGAGAGGAGGAAGTTGCTGAGATTGATGGTGACTGGGGGTATTCAAAGTCATCACGAAGCGATTTTGGATCGAAATTTGTAGGATATGTTCCATCGTCGAGctcaatatcttcttcttcgttcgtcaCCAGGATCACTTCTACATCTCGTGTTACTAGTGGTGGATAG
- the BNAA03G00330D gene encoding E3 ubiquitin-protein ligase AIRP2: MRKSFKDSLKALEADIQFANTLASEYPEENDGGFVQMRLSYSPAAHLFLFLVQWTDCHFAASLGLLRILIYKAYVDGKTTMSLHERKASIKEFYDVLFPSLLQLHGGINDVEERKQKEICDKRYRRTEKGKMSEVDLEREEECGICLEIRNKVVLPTCNHSMCINCYRDWRLRSQSCPFCRGSLKRVNSGDLWVYTSSRETVELPEIYKENAKRLLMYIDKLPLVARDHPTLVPYSPVPR, translated from the exons ATGAGAAAGTCGTTCAAGGATTCACTCAAAGCTCTCGAAGCTGATATCCAGTTCGCCAACACCCT GGCATCTGAGTATCCAGAGGAGAATGATGGCGGGTTCGTTCAGATGAGACTGTCATACAGCCCCGCGGCTcacctctttctctttcttgttCAGTGGACTGATTGTCATTTCGCTGCCTCTTTGGGTTTGCTTAGAATCCTTATTTATAAG gCATATGTTGATGGGAAGACCACAATGTCGCTTCATGAACGGAAAGCTAGTATCAAAGAGTTCTACG ATGTGTTGTTTCCTTCGCTATTGCAACTTCACGGAGGGATAAACGATGTagaagaaaggaaacaaaaggAGATATGCGACAAAAGATACCGGAGAACAGAGAAAGGAAAGATGTCGGAGGTGGATTTGGAGAGGGAGGAAGAGTGTGGCATTTGCTTGGAGATTCGCAATAAAGTTGTTCTTCCTACTTGCAATCATTCCATGTGTATAAATTGCTACCGAGACTG GCGTTTGAGGTCACAGTCGTGCCCGTTCTGTCGAGGGAGCTTGAAAAGAGTGAATTCTGGGGATCTATGGGTTTACACTTCGAGCAGAGAGACTGTGGAGTTACCGGAGATATACAAGGAGAATGCGAAGAGGCTATTAATGTACATTGACAAACTGCCTCTCGTTGCTCGTGACCACCCAACTCTTGTTCCTTACTCTCCTGTTCCTCGCTGA
- the LOC106427263 gene encoding protein root UVB sensitive 5 has product MHCTLRLPLPLHIPRTRTTSSSKPKRRRVEEHYLRCRCAQSSEEEGTDDKSVRVEGVVSIVVERYGNGTSKRYLLDDDDSPLQGFLEEREPKPDTNSNSSETNTVWVPDVVKDFVFPTGFPGSVSDDYLDYMLWQFPTNVTGWMCNVLVTSSLLKAVGVGSFSGSSPAATAAASAAAIRWVSKDGIGALGRLLIGGRFGSLFDDDPKQWRMYADFIGSAGSFFDLATQLYPSQFLLLASTGNLAKAVARGLRDPSFRVIQNHFAISGNLGEVAAKEEVWEVGAQLIGLGLGILIIDTPGLVKSFPFVSLTWTSIRLVHLWLRYQSLAVLRFDTINLKRARILIQSHVMHSVVPGYVECNKRENILVWQRFMKPRIIFGVSLEEVSGLEKSVFKVKALLKIYTKEKYILTLNKLNKDTEFSVSFKVNATSRDVLRCLWQAYWLYENMEESLKNKDSVFHWLKQSLSEMENKFDDFLFKLDTAGWNLGESNLKIPNHILIDLESIPL; this is encoded by the exons ATGCACTGTACGTTACGATTGCCGTTGCCTCTTCACATTCCCCGAACTCGAACAACGTCGTCCAGTAAGCCGAAACGACGGCGTGTGGAGGAGCACTACTTGCGGTGCCGCTGTGCTCAGTCATCAGAAGAAGAAGGCACCGATGATAAGAG TGTTAGAGTTGAAGGAGTAGTTTCGATTGTGGTGGAGAGATACGGGAATGGAACTTCGAAAAG ATATTTGCTAGATGATGATGACTCGCCTTTACAAGGCTTTCTAGAGGAGCGTGAGCCTAAGCCTGATACTAATTCAAATTCCTCAGAAACGAATACGGTTTGGGTTCCTGATGTCGTCAAGGATTTTGTTTTTCCCACCGGCTTTCCTG GGTCTGTTTCAGATGATTACTTGGACTACATGCTCTGGCAGTTCCCTACCAATGTTACCGGCTGGATGTGTAATGTCTTAGTCACCTCTAGTCTTCTCAAG GCTGTTGGCGTTGGCTCTTTCTCTGGATCTTCTCCTGCCGCTACTGCTGCTGCTTCTGCTGCTGCCATCAG ATGGGTATCCAAGGATGGCATTGGAGCTCTTGGCCGTCTTCTTATTG GTGGACGCTTTGGTAGTCTTTTTGACGATGATCCTAAGCAATGGCGCATGTATGCTGATTTTATTGGCAGTGCTGGAAG TTTCTTTGATCTGGCCACACAACTATACCCATCCCAGTTCCTACTTTTAGCATCCACAGGAAATCTTGCCAAG gCCGTGGCTAGAGGATTGAGAGACCCTTCATTCAGGGTCATACAGAATCATTTTGCTATCTCAGGAAATCTTGGAGAGGTAGCAGCCAAG GAGGAAGTGTGGGAAGTTGGTGCCCAGCTAATTGGTCTTGGTTTAGGCATTCTTATCATT GACACACCCGGCCTTGTAAAGTCATTTCCCTTTGTGTCACTTACATGGACGAGCATAAGACTTGTTCATCTATGGCTACGTTACCAGTCGCTTGCAGTCCTACGGTTTGACACA ATAAATCTTAAGCGTGCTCGTATCCTAATACAGTCTCATGTTATGCACTCTGTTGTACCAG GGTATGTTGAGTGCAACAAGCGAGAAAACATTTTGGTATGGCAGAGATTCATGAAACCTCGGATCATCTTTGGTGTTTCTCTTGAAGAAGTATCTGGTTTGGAGAAGTCTGTTTTTAAG GTTAAAGCACTCCTTAAGATATACACAAAGGAGAAATATATTCTTACGTTGAATAAGTTGAACAAGGATACCGAATTTTCTGTATCCTTTAAG GTGAATGCGACAAGCAGAGACGTGTTGAGATGTCTTTGGCAAGCATATTGGTTATACGAGAACATGGAAGAAAGCTTGAAAAACAAGGATAGTGTGTTCCATTGGCTGAAGCAAAGCTTGTCGGAGATGGAGAACAAGTTTGATGATTTCTTGTTCAAATTGGATACTGCCGGATGGAACTTAGGTGAATCTAACTTGAAGATTCCCAACCACATCCTCATCGACTTGGAGTCCATCCCTCTCTGA
- the LOC106427282 gene encoding thylakoid ADP,ATP carrier protein, chloroplastic, whose translation MGEEKSLLQFRSIPSLKTSDFALTTEPSWRLPSRGNTRSGGVLSNFASLSVAIRRDRRESGGAFASVSVVIPTKEEDDVFAPTSAQLLKNPVALLSFVPKDAALFFAGAFAGAAAKSVTAPLDRIKLLMQTHGVRAGQQSAKKAIGFIEAIMLIGREEGVKGYWKGNLPQVIRIVPYSAVQLFAYETYKKLFRGEDGQLSVLGRLGAGACAGMTSTLITYPLDVLRLRLAVEPGYRTMSQVALNMLREEGVASFYNGLGPSLLSIAPYIALNFCVFDLVKKSLPEKYQKKTQASLLTAVVAAAIATGTCYPLDTIRRQMQLKGTPYKSVLDAFSGIIEREGVIGLYRGFVPNALKSMPNSSIKLTTFDIVKKLIAASEKEFQKIADDNRKKAAATPPPDTTDEQT comes from the exons ATGGGAGAAGAGAAATCTCTACTTCAATTCCGTAGCATCCCTTCTCTCAAGACCTCTGATTTCGCTCTCACTACTGAACCTTCATGGAGGCTGCCGTCGAGAGGGAACACAAGAAGCGGTGGCGTTCTGAGCAATTTCGCCTCCTTATCGGTTGCGATTAGGAGAGATCGGAGGGAATCTGGTGGAGCTTTCGCGTCCGTTTCGGTGGTGATTCCCACCAAGGAAGAGGACGACGTATTCGCGCCTACTTCGGCTCAGCTGTTGAAAAACCCCGTCGCTCTTTTGTCATTTGTACCGAAGGATGCAGCTCTGTTTTTCGCCGGAGCGTTCGCCGGAGCCGCCGCAAAGTCAGTGACGGCGCCGCTTGACCGTATAAAGCTCCTTATGCAG aCACATGGTGTTCGAGCTGGGCAACAAAGTGCTAAGAAGGCTATTGGCTTCATAGAG GCGATTATGCTTATTGGAAGAGAAGAAGGTGTTAAAGGTTATTGGAAAGGAAACCTGCCTCAG GTGATAAGGATTGTGCCTTATAGCGCGGTCCAGTTGTTTGCATATGAAACATACAAG aaactCTTTAGGGGAGAAGACGGTCAATTGTCTGTTCTTGGAAGGCTTGGGGCTGGTGCTTGTGCTGGCATGACCTCTACTCTG ATAACATATCCTTTAGATGTGCTGAGGTTGAGGTTAGCTGTTGAACCGGGGTATCGAACCATGTCCCAG GTAGCCTTGAACATGCTGAGGGAGGAAGGAGTTGCATCATTTTATAACGGTCTGGGTCCTTCGCTTTTAAGTATAGCTCCTTACATTGCCCTCAACTTCTGCGTCTTTGATCT GGTAAAGAAATCTTTGCCAGAGAAGTATCAAAAGAAGACACAGGCATCTCTACTAACAGCAGTGGTAGCTGCTGCTATTGCTACGGGTACTTGCTATCCGTTGGATACCATTAGAAGACAGATGCAATTGAAGGGTACTCCCTATAAATCAGTATTAGACGCCTTCTCAG GTATAATTGAGCGTGAAGGAGTGATTGGATTGTACCGTGGGTTTGTCCCCAATGCCCTGAAAAGCATGCCAAACAGCAG TATAAAGCTGACAACATTTGATATCGTGAAGAAACTCATAGCAGCGAGTGAGAAGGAGTTCCAGAAAATAGCGGATGATAACCGCAAGAAAGCAGCAGCAACTCCTCCTCCTGACACAACTGATGAACAAACCTGA